A single region of the Thermoanaerobacterium aotearoense genome encodes:
- a CDS encoding glycosyl hydrolase 53 family protein — MIFSNLTFVDANISQIGSLQTTTNFYVNPIPGLRSDFIKGADVSMLSQIEQCGGKFYDNGVEKDLLQILKDHGVNWIRLRIWNNPVDSNGNPLGGGNNDEKRTIEMAKRAKILGLKLLLDFHYSDFWADPGKQNKPAAWANDHGVKLQEDVYDFTAKVINDMKNNGVLPDMVQIGNEIDNGILWPDGEISGEGAGGYSGLAALLQQGIKAVRDNDPNNNDPEKRIKIMIHLSNGGNNTLYRSFFDNLIYNQGVTDFDVIGLSYYPYWSGTLDELKNNINDISQRYNKDIVIAETAYAYTLSNADNTENNFGSKEEAIGGYKASIEGQATAIRDVMAAVSQVPNNKGLGIFYWEPDWIPVVGAGWKTGEGDGWENQALFDFNGNALPSIDVFNLVSGTQGTIIPQALSIEPVNVSTTVNQAPVLPTTVNIVYDDGSVKPASVTWENIDSSKYAQPGNFTITGTVFGIRYKAIATVAVTSLINYVQNPGFEDGSLANWNVSGDTSAVKIDKNAANAHSGKYSLNYWSDRAFTVTISQTITGLKNGYYQLSAYVDGGGGENSLQLFASDYGGSKLAADVHNSGWLVWQHPTIPLIKVTNGQVTVGLTINGNSGNWGNFDDIQLIQVDDSGNPIGGPASTVLTTPSYINSGDVFEIDYGLKDVSQIIYAQEIIINYDPQIFDFAKATATDDNTIISKVYNEIPGTIVIDVVNSKGLTSDTNLISLTFRAKVIDQLTYSNISVSEAKLQTTNDGSNYIDAALSSTTIAVEGIATMTLSSPNSVLAGEDFTAEIDISDVSQAVYSHDIILNYDPRVFEVLSLDNVGNSMIIDSNYDNSQGIAKILGVDIGGLNGANADIIKLTIHAKKISQSTSGYIMIRSAQLGTAPEGNIIFPKLTSTSIKIISANVGNDENWTGTTNTNSGNTNNLVYDGEISVKPSVDYLNGISTVSLNVDDLNRAMKSAKTSEDGTKNVVISIPKVDGLKQYDIKFPASFLASNDEKQEVQLTMGIATVIIPTNIFNENEIKQSKEITFSFKNIDKSELSNELKQFDIIGTGIDFGIKIDGTSISWNNPDSHVVIKIPYTPTAGELKDLDHIVVLYIDDNGSVSSIPNSMYDTKSGELIFRTIHSGKYVEAFIHKTFSDIRGNWAQNAIEVLASKGVTNGTSKNLFSPNLKITRADYITMLLTALGLTAKVDQNFSDIQASNYYYNSVGIAKKLGIVSGVGDNKFDPNDSIKREDMFVMTANALKLLGILNSTGTSYDLNKFTDINDISSYAVESIATLVKSGIVNGKDNNKIDPRNYATRAEAAAVIYNVIKDLEK, encoded by the coding sequence ATGATTTTTTCAAATTTGACATTTGTAGATGCAAACATATCACAAATTGGTTCATTACAAACCACTACAAATTTTTATGTTAACCCAATACCAGGACTTAGATCGGATTTTATAAAAGGCGCAGATGTTTCTATGTTATCTCAAATAGAGCAATGTGGAGGCAAATTTTATGATAATGGCGTGGAAAAAGATCTTTTGCAAATTCTCAAAGATCATGGTGTTAACTGGATTCGTCTTAGAATTTGGAATAATCCGGTAGATTCTAATGGGAATCCATTGGGAGGAGGCAATAACGATGAGAAAAGAACAATAGAAATGGCAAAAAGAGCTAAGATACTTGGATTAAAGCTGCTGCTAGATTTTCATTATAGCGATTTTTGGGCCGATCCTGGGAAACAAAACAAGCCAGCAGCTTGGGCTAATGATCATGGTGTGAAACTTCAAGAAGATGTATATGATTTTACAGCTAAAGTTATAAATGATATGAAAAATAATGGCGTATTACCAGATATGGTTCAAATAGGAAATGAAATAGATAATGGTATTTTATGGCCTGATGGTGAGATTTCAGGAGAGGGAGCAGGTGGATATTCCGGACTTGCAGCTCTATTACAGCAAGGTATTAAAGCCGTAAGAGATAATGATCCAAACAATAATGATCCAGAAAAAAGAATAAAAATCATGATACATTTGTCAAATGGAGGCAATAATACGCTTTATCGCTCGTTCTTTGATAATTTAATTTACAATCAGGGAGTTACAGATTTTGATGTTATAGGGCTTTCATATTATCCATATTGGAGTGGAACACTTGATGAATTGAAAAATAATATTAATGATATAAGTCAAAGGTATAATAAAGATATTGTTATTGCTGAAACTGCATATGCTTATACATTGAGTAATGCTGATAATACTGAAAATAACTTTGGAAGCAAGGAAGAAGCAATTGGAGGATATAAAGCATCTATTGAAGGACAAGCTACTGCAATTAGAGATGTGATGGCAGCTGTGTCACAGGTTCCAAATAATAAAGGGTTAGGTATTTTTTACTGGGAACCAGATTGGATTCCAGTTGTTGGAGCGGGATGGAAAACAGGTGAAGGTGATGGGTGGGAAAATCAAGCGTTGTTTGACTTTAATGGTAATGCATTGCCATCAATTGATGTTTTTAACCTTGTGTCAGGCACCCAAGGAACTATAATTCCACAAGCATTATCTATAGAACCCGTAAACGTATCAACAACAGTTAACCAGGCACCTGTATTGCCAACAACTGTAAATATAGTCTATGATGATGGATCTGTTAAACCGGCATCGGTTACTTGGGAAAATATTGATTCAAGTAAATATGCTCAGCCGGGAAATTTTACTATAACAGGTACGGTTTTTGGCATAAGATATAAAGCGATAGCTACTGTTGCGGTAACAAGTTTAATAAATTATGTGCAAAATCCAGGATTTGAAGATGGATCATTAGCAAATTGGAATGTATCAGGAGATACATCAGCAGTAAAAATTGATAAAAATGCTGCTAATGCGCATTCAGGTAAATATTCGTTGAATTATTGGAGTGATAGGGCATTTACAGTTACAATATCGCAAACAATAACTGGGCTAAAAAATGGATATTATCAATTGAGTGCGTACGTAGATGGTGGTGGAGGTGAAAATAGTTTACAGTTATTTGCAAGTGATTATGGTGGTTCCAAGTTAGCTGCAGATGTGCATAATTCAGGATGGCTTGTATGGCAACATCCTACTATTCCATTAATTAAAGTGACTAATGGTCAAGTTACAGTTGGGTTAACTATCAATGGAAATAGTGGCAATTGGGGTAATTTTGATGATATACAACTTATTCAAGTCGATGATTCTGGTAATCCGATTGGTGGACCAGCGTCAACAGTTTTGACAACACCTTCTTATATAAATAGTGGTGATGTATTTGAGATCGATTATGGATTAAAAGATGTATCACAAATAATTTACGCACAGGAAATCATAATAAACTATGATCCGCAAATTTTTGATTTTGCAAAAGCTACTGCAACAGATGATAATACTATAATTTCAAAGGTATATAATGAAATACCAGGAACTATTGTAATTGATGTTGTAAATAGCAAAGGGTTAACATCAGATACAAATTTAATTAGTCTAACATTTAGAGCAAAAGTGATTGATCAATTAACGTATAGTAATATTTCAGTTTCAGAAGCTAAATTGCAAACTACTAATGACGGAAGTAATTATATTGATGCCGCACTGTCAAGTACTACAATTGCTGTAGAAGGAATAGCGACAATGACATTATCGTCACCAAATTCGGTGCTTGCAGGGGAAGATTTTACTGCAGAGATAGATATATCTGATGTTTCTCAAGCAGTATATAGCCATGATATTATATTAAATTATGATCCTAGGGTATTTGAAGTTTTAAGTTTAGATAACGTTGGAAATTCGATGATTATAGATAGTAATTATGATAATTCACAAGGAATTGCTAAGATTTTAGGAGTTGATATTGGTGGATTAAATGGTGCAAATGCTGACATAATAAAGCTTACTATACATGCTAAAAAAATCTCACAATCTACCAGTGGTTATATTATGATTAGAAGTGCGCAATTAGGGACAGCGCCAGAAGGCAACATTATATTTCCTAAATTGACAAGTACAAGCATAAAAATTATTAGTGCAAATGTCGGGAATGATGAAAATTGGACAGGAACAACAAATACCAATAGTGGAAATACAAATAATTTGGTTTATGATGGTGAAATATCAGTAAAGCCATCTGTTGATTATCTTAACGGCATTTCTACAGTATCTTTAAATGTTGACGATTTAAACAGAGCTATGAAAAGTGCTAAAACCAGTGAAGATGGGACAAAAAATGTTGTAATAAGTATACCTAAAGTTGATGGTTTGAAACAGTACGATATTAAATTCCCAGCGTCGTTTTTAGCATCAAATGATGAAAAGCAGGAAGTTCAACTTACAATGGGGATTGCTACAGTTATAATTCCGACTAATATATTTAATGAAAATGAAATAAAACAATCAAAAGAAATAACTTTTAGCTTCAAAAACATTGATAAGTCAGAATTAAGTAATGAATTAAAACAGTTTGATATTATTGGAACAGGCATAGACTTTGGTATAAAGATAGATGGTACTAGTATTTCTTGGAATAATCCTGATTCACATGTAGTGATAAAAATTCCTTATACACCTACTGCTGGGGAATTGAAAGATTTGGATCATATTGTTGTGTTGTATATTGATGACAATGGTTCAGTTTCATCAATACCAAACTCTATGTATGATACTAAATCAGGTGAATTGATATTTAGAACAATACATTCAGGAAAATATGTAGAAGCATTTATTCATAAAACATTTAGTGATATAAGAGGCAATTGGGCTCAAAATGCAATAGAAGTTCTTGCATCTAAAGGTGTTACTAACGGTACATCAAAGAACTTGTTTAGTCCGAATCTTAAGATAACTAGGGCAGATTATATAACTATGCTTTTGACAGCCCTTGGGTTGACTGCGAAAGTTGATCAGAATTTTAGTGACATTCAGGCATCAAATTACTATTATAATTCTGTTGGAATAGCTAAAAAACTTGGAATTGTTTCAGGAGTTGGTGATAACAAATTTGATCCTAATGATTCTATTAAAAGAGAAGATATGTTCGTAATGACTGCTAATGCTCTTAAGTTGCTTGGCATATTAAACTCAACGGGAACAAGTTATGATTTA
- a CDS encoding glycoside hydrolase family 2 protein, translating into MEREIRNFNIDWLYIPENIIDGDKISCDESNFAKISLPHSNKILPHHYFSEDDYRFVSWYRKHFRIDEKYKGKKIYIHFEGVMTIAKVYINNIFVGEHKGGYTPFEFDITDYIKFGDFDNLIAVQVDSTEHPEIPPEGFIVDYMLFGGIYRNVYIKIVNEFHIEGVYFVVEKLDRHSAEVSILTTLNGDMVNDSKLLTEIIDKDGNICTSSMIDVINVGKEVTQKIKIDNPQTWHPDHPYLYNVVVKLIVDNTILDDYTFKTGLRTVYFGDDGKFYINDEPLKLRGLNRHQTFPYVGGAMPDRLQRKDADILKYELGLNYVRTSHYPQAVSFLERCDEIGLLVFEEIPGWQHIGDESWKQITKENIREMILRDRNHPCIFMWGVRINESQDDHEFYEETNKIAHDLDRSRPTGGVRYLRNSEKLEDVFTYNDFIYNLEGKVQLPNHEKYLISEYMGHMYPTKSYDNLQRLITHARLHAAIQDKQYGVPNIAGASGWCAFDYNTTKPFGSGDNICYHGVCDIFRLPKFAAYFYRSQADPKLYGAFVFIASYLIPSFEEENGDKLLIFSNCDLIKLYINDKFLKLVQPNRIDFPSLPHPPFEVSLKEVGINYMDIRVDDAEITAVGIIDGIEAAKHTLKPYGKPYKLLLKVDDGEIYADGSDCTRVVVSVVDKNDSILPYANIPVEFEINENGMLIGENPLVLEAGRGAVYIKANKKVGKIVLKVKSLYVSDNAEIEINSKDVDYMYI; encoded by the coding sequence ATGGAAAGAGAGATAAGAAATTTCAATATTGATTGGTTGTACATTCCAGAGAATATAATAGATGGTGATAAAATTTCATGTGACGAAAGCAACTTTGCCAAAATAAGTTTACCACATTCCAATAAAATTTTACCACATCATTATTTTAGTGAAGATGATTATAGATTTGTTTCATGGTATAGAAAGCATTTTCGTATAGATGAAAAGTACAAAGGGAAAAAAATATATATACATTTTGAAGGAGTTATGACAATTGCAAAAGTTTATATAAATAATATTTTTGTTGGCGAGCATAAAGGTGGATATACTCCTTTTGAATTTGATATTACTGATTATATAAAATTTGGCGATTTTGATAATTTGATTGCAGTTCAAGTTGATTCAACAGAACATCCCGAGATACCACCAGAAGGATTTATTGTCGATTATATGCTTTTTGGAGGTATATATAGAAATGTTTATATTAAAATTGTCAATGAATTTCATATTGAAGGTGTATATTTTGTAGTTGAAAAGTTAGATAGACATTCGGCAGAAGTTTCAATTTTAACTACATTAAATGGAGATATGGTAAATGATTCTAAATTATTGACAGAGATTATAGACAAAGATGGGAACATTTGTACATCTTCGATGATTGATGTTATAAATGTAGGTAAAGAAGTTACTCAAAAAATAAAAATAGATAATCCTCAGACATGGCATCCAGATCATCCATATCTTTATAATGTAGTAGTAAAACTAATTGTTGATAATACTATCTTGGATGATTATACATTTAAGACTGGATTAAGAACTGTTTACTTTGGAGATGATGGTAAGTTTTACATTAATGATGAACCATTAAAATTAAGAGGATTAAATAGACACCAGACATTTCCGTATGTTGGAGGTGCAATGCCAGATAGATTACAAAGAAAAGATGCAGATATATTAAAATATGAGTTAGGCCTAAATTACGTTAGAACATCACACTATCCACAAGCTGTTTCTTTTTTAGAAAGGTGCGATGAAATAGGATTATTGGTTTTTGAGGAGATACCTGGATGGCAGCACATTGGTGATGAAAGTTGGAAACAGATAACAAAAGAAAACATTAGAGAAATGATATTAAGAGATAGAAACCATCCATGTATATTCATGTGGGGGGTAAGAATAAATGAATCTCAAGATGATCATGAATTTTATGAAGAAACAAACAAAATAGCGCATGATTTGGATAGAAGCAGGCCAACGGGAGGCGTTAGATATTTACGAAATAGTGAAAAGTTAGAAGATGTTTTTACTTATAATGATTTTATATATAATTTAGAAGGTAAAGTACAGCTACCTAATCATGAAAAATATTTAATTTCAGAATATATGGGACATATGTATCCGACTAAATCCTATGACAATTTGCAAAGACTTATTACGCATGCGAGGCTACATGCAGCCATACAGGATAAGCAATATGGAGTACCAAATATAGCGGGAGCATCCGGATGGTGTGCCTTTGATTATAATACAACAAAGCCTTTTGGTTCTGGTGATAATATTTGCTATCATGGTGTATGTGATATTTTTAGACTTCCAAAGTTTGCGGCATATTTTTACAGGAGTCAAGCTGATCCAAAGCTTTATGGAGCGTTTGTATTTATAGCCTCATATTTAATACCTTCTTTTGAAGAAGAAAATGGAGATAAATTATTGATTTTTAGTAATTGTGATCTTATAAAATTGTACATTAATGATAAATTTTTAAAATTAGTACAACCAAATAGAATAGATTTTCCAAGCTTGCCACATCCTCCATTCGAAGTTTCTTTAAAAGAAGTTGGTATAAATTATATGGATATAAGAGTCGATGATGCTGAAATTACCGCAGTTGGAATTATAGATGGAATTGAAGCCGCAAAACATACACTGAAACCTTATGGTAAGCCATATAAATTATTGTTAAAAGTTGATGATGGTGAGATTTATGCCGATGGCAGTGATTGCACGCGTGTAGTTGTATCTGTTGTTGATAAAAATGATTCTATTTTGCCGTATGCTAATATACCTGTAGAATTTGAAATAAATGAAAATGGTATGTTGATTGGTGAAAATCCTTTAGTGCTTGAAGCTGGAAGAGGAGCTGTATATATCAAAGCGAACAAAAAAGTTGGTAAAATTGTTTTAAAAGTGAAATCATTATATGTCTCTGATAATGCAGAAATTGAGATAAATTCAAAAGATGTAGATTATATGTATATATAG